A genome region from Crossiella equi includes the following:
- a CDS encoding ATP-binding protein: MRRRILQSTLLAVAVTGVTLGLPLGYTALTVAHDGSHKVLIDRAQRTAAELDDQLAERRELDLSRVEELRPEGGQIRIEGLASGPKVLGPDPGPDVIVDTVPMAQDLRVIVSAPATELRREQLEVAGIVTLLVVLSVGIGATVATVTARRLAEPLQHVADRAARLGAGDFRPDPRRYRINELDKLAEALDTSASALAQLLQRERELIGDVSHQLRSRLTAMQLRLESLVMHGEEATAEDAAAALEQAERLATVLDELLAAAHAARAVDAEPVDLAAQLPVMVQEWRSLLRQHGRALRLRAPQGLLARATPSRLRETLGVLLDNALRHGGGTVHVSARRGDGLIIVEVTDGGVGVPEDLAAHIFERGVSGGGSTGVGLALARALVEADGGRLELSVPRSATFSIFLPVPRADDVPDLRWPTEATPR; this comes from the coding sequence GTGCGCCGCCGCATACTCCAGTCCACGCTGCTCGCGGTGGCCGTCACCGGGGTGACCCTCGGGCTGCCGCTGGGCTACACCGCGCTCACCGTGGCGCACGACGGTTCGCACAAGGTGCTCATCGACCGCGCCCAGCGCACCGCGGCCGAGCTGGACGACCAGCTCGCCGAACGCCGCGAGCTGGACCTGAGCCGGGTCGAGGAGCTGCGCCCGGAGGGCGGCCAGATCCGCATCGAGGGCCTGGCGTCGGGGCCGAAGGTGCTCGGCCCGGACCCCGGTCCGGACGTGATCGTGGACACCGTGCCGATGGCCCAGGACCTGCGGGTGATCGTCTCCGCGCCCGCCACCGAGCTGCGCCGGGAGCAGCTGGAGGTCGCGGGCATCGTGACGCTGCTGGTGGTGCTGTCGGTGGGGATAGGGGCCACCGTGGCCACCGTGACCGCCCGCCGCCTGGCCGAGCCGCTCCAGCACGTGGCCGACCGCGCGGCCCGCCTGGGCGCGGGCGACTTCCGCCCGGACCCCCGCCGCTACCGCATCAACGAGCTGGACAAGCTGGCCGAGGCCCTGGACACCAGCGCCTCGGCACTGGCCCAGCTGCTGCAACGCGAGCGCGAGCTGATCGGCGACGTCTCCCACCAGCTGCGCAGCCGCCTGACCGCGATGCAGCTGCGCCTGGAGTCCCTGGTCATGCACGGCGAGGAGGCCACCGCCGAGGACGCCGCCGCCGCCCTGGAACAGGCCGAGCGCCTGGCCACGGTGCTGGACGAGCTGCTGGCCGCGGCGCACGCGGCCCGCGCGGTGGACGCCGAACCGGTCGACCTGGCCGCCCAGCTCCCGGTGATGGTCCAGGAGTGGCGCTCGCTGCTGCGCCAGCACGGCCGGGCGCTGCGCCTGCGCGCCCCGCAGGGCCTGCTGGCCCGCGCCACCCCGTCCCGCCTCCGGGAGACCCTGGGCGTGCTGCTGGACAACGCGCTGCGCCACGGCGGCGGCACGGTGCACGTGAGCGCCCGCCGGGGCGACGGCCTGATCATCGTCGAGGTCACCGACGGCGGCGTGGGCGTGCCGGAGGACCTGGCCGCGCACATCTTCGAGCGGGGCGTCTCCGGCGGCGGCTCGACCGGTGTCGGCCTGGCCCTGGCCCGGGCGCTGGTGGAGGCCGACGGCGGGCGGCTGGAGCTGTCCGTGCCGCGGTCGGCGACGTTCAGCATCTTCCTGCCGGTGCCCAGGGCGGACGACGTCCCGGACCTGCGCTGGCCCACCGAGGCCACGCCGAGGTAG
- a CDS encoding WXG100 family type VII secretion target: MSGFKVEHTRLSRAATDFDDYAERAGTISQELTTKLAELGECWGSDAVGRAFARTHVNKADSTKRRLGRLPEDLTGVRGKLADTAEEYRGSEQDNTDGLRKA; encoded by the coding sequence ATGAGCGGGTTCAAGGTCGAGCACACGCGCCTGAGCCGCGCGGCCACCGACTTCGACGACTACGCCGAGCGCGCGGGCACGATCTCGCAGGAGCTGACCACCAAGCTCGCCGAGCTGGGCGAGTGCTGGGGCAGCGACGCGGTCGGCCGGGCGTTCGCGCGCACGCACGTCAACAAGGCGGACAGCACCAAGCGCAGGCTCGGCAGGCTGCCGGAGGACCTCACCGGGGTGCGCGGCAAGCTCGCCGACACCGCCGAGGAGTACCGGGGCAGCGAGCAGGACAACACCGACGGGCTGCGCAAGGCCTAG
- a CDS encoding response regulator transcription factor, which translates to MSVVLLAEDDPAIADPLSRALQREGYSVHVVTDGVSALDAASTGEVDLLVLDLGLPKLDGLEVCRRLRANGRGIPVLMLTARADEVDFVVGLDAGADDYVAKPFRLAELMARIRALLRRRSPGTLEASGVRLDLAARRVLVDGQEVTLANKEFELLRVLMQRAGQVVSRDDILEEVWNDPELRGSKTLDMHISWLRRKIGDTQGGNTERRIATVRGVGFRFNSD; encoded by the coding sequence GTGAGCGTGGTGCTGCTGGCTGAGGACGATCCCGCAATCGCCGACCCGTTGTCCCGCGCGTTGCAGCGCGAGGGCTACTCGGTGCACGTGGTCACCGACGGCGTCAGCGCGCTGGACGCGGCCAGCACCGGTGAGGTCGACCTGCTGGTCCTGGACCTCGGCCTGCCCAAGCTGGACGGCCTGGAGGTCTGCCGCCGCCTGCGTGCCAACGGCCGGGGCATCCCGGTGCTGATGCTGACCGCGCGGGCCGACGAGGTCGACTTCGTGGTCGGCCTGGACGCCGGTGCCGACGACTACGTGGCCAAGCCGTTCCGGCTGGCCGAGCTGATGGCGCGCATCCGCGCCCTGCTCCGCCGCCGGTCCCCGGGCACGCTGGAGGCCAGCGGTGTCCGGCTGGACCTGGCCGCGCGGCGGGTGCTGGTCGACGGCCAGGAGGTCACGCTGGCCAACAAGGAGTTCGAGCTGCTGCGGGTGCTGATGCAGCGCGCGGGCCAGGTGGTCAGCCGGGACGACATCCTCGAGGAGGTGTGGAACGACCCGGAGCTGCGCGGCAGCAAGACGCTGGACATGCACATCTCCTGGCTGCGCCGCAAGATCGGGGACACGCAGGGTGGCAACACCGAGCGCCGCATCGCCACCGTCCGCGGCGTCGGCTTCCGGTTCAACTCCGACTAG
- the selD gene encoding selenide, water dikinase SelD: MRLTGYARGGGCACKIPPGELESVLTGIAAPHPDLVVGAENGDDAAVRRLDERQGLVMTTDFFTPVVDDAATWGRIAAANALSDVYAMGGRPVLAVNLLAWPRDLLPMELAAEVLRGGAEIAAEAGCPIGGGHSVDDAEPKYGLAVTGLVELARMLRNDAGRPGLPLSLTKPLGVGVLNTRHKRTGEVFPEAVATMTRLNAAAARAAVAAGARCATDVTGFGLLGHLHKLARASGVTAVLDASAVPYLDGARASAEAGYVSGGTRRNLDWVSPHADLAGLPELDALLLADAQTSGGLLVAGEVPGAPVVGELVPADGPTIRVR, from the coding sequence ATGAGGCTGACCGGGTACGCCCGGGGCGGCGGCTGCGCGTGCAAGATCCCGCCCGGTGAGCTGGAGTCGGTGCTGACCGGCATCGCCGCACCGCACCCGGACCTGGTGGTGGGCGCGGAGAACGGCGACGACGCGGCCGTCCGGCGGCTCGACGAGCGCCAGGGCCTGGTCATGACGACCGACTTCTTCACCCCGGTGGTCGACGACGCCGCCACCTGGGGCCGGATCGCGGCGGCCAACGCGCTCTCCGACGTGTACGCGATGGGCGGCCGCCCGGTGCTCGCGGTGAACCTGCTGGCCTGGCCACGCGACCTGCTGCCGATGGAGCTGGCCGCCGAGGTGCTGCGCGGCGGCGCGGAGATCGCGGCGGAGGCGGGCTGCCCGATCGGTGGCGGGCACAGCGTGGACGACGCGGAGCCCAAGTACGGCCTCGCGGTCACCGGCCTGGTCGAGCTGGCGCGCATGCTGCGCAACGACGCCGGACGGCCGGGCCTGCCGCTGTCGCTGACCAAACCGCTGGGCGTGGGCGTGCTCAACACCCGGCACAAGCGCACCGGCGAGGTCTTCCCGGAGGCGGTCGCCACCATGACCCGGCTGAACGCGGCGGCGGCGCGGGCCGCGGTGGCCGCTGGCGCCCGCTGCGCCACCGACGTCACCGGCTTCGGGCTGCTGGGCCACCTGCACAAGCTGGCCCGGGCCAGCGGGGTCACCGCGGTGCTGGACGCCTCGGCGGTGCCCTACCTGGACGGTGCGCGGGCCTCGGCCGAGGCCGGGTACGTCAGCGGCGGCACGCGCCGGAACCTGGACTGGGTCAGCCCGCACGCGGACCTGGCCGGGCTGCCCGAGCTGGACGCGCTGCTGCTGGCCGACGCCCAGACCTCCGGCGGGCTGCTGGTCGCGGGCGAGGTGCCGGGCGCGCCGGTGGTCGGCGAGCTCGTCCCGGCCGACGGCCCGACCATCCGGGTGCGTTAG
- the hisN gene encoding histidinol-phosphatase, with translation MEVTTYSADLDLALRLADTADAITLPRFRARDFAVSQKPDRTPVTEADLAVEDAIRAVLTAERPGDAVAGEERGGQDSGAGRVWVLDPIDGTKNFLRGVPAYATLIALVEDGRPVLGVVSAPALHRRWWAARGQGAWLSLDGAGATRLAVSGVRELGDAYLSTTHLGSWTEHHSREAYLRLVDATWENRAFGDFWGHCLVAEGVIDLNAEAIVNPWDVASVQVLVEEAGGTFTDLSGKADYTSGSVLTSNGHLHQAALERLAR, from the coding sequence CTGGAGGTGACCACGTATTCCGCGGATCTTGATCTCGCGCTGCGACTGGCCGACACCGCCGACGCCATCACCCTCCCCCGCTTCCGCGCCCGCGACTTCGCGGTCTCCCAGAAGCCCGACCGCACGCCGGTCACCGAGGCCGACCTGGCCGTCGAGGACGCCATCCGCGCGGTGCTGACCGCCGAGCGCCCCGGCGACGCGGTGGCCGGGGAGGAACGCGGCGGGCAGGACTCCGGCGCCGGGCGCGTCTGGGTGCTCGACCCGATCGACGGCACGAAGAACTTCCTGCGCGGGGTGCCCGCCTACGCCACGCTGATCGCCCTGGTCGAGGACGGCCGCCCGGTGCTCGGCGTGGTCAGCGCGCCCGCCCTGCACCGCCGCTGGTGGGCGGCCCGGGGCCAGGGCGCCTGGCTGTCCCTGGACGGCGCCGGGGCGACCCGGCTGGCCGTCTCCGGCGTGCGCGAGCTGGGCGATGCCTACCTGTCCACCACGCACCTCGGCTCGTGGACCGAGCACCACTCCCGCGAGGCCTACCTGCGCCTGGTCGACGCGACCTGGGAGAACCGGGCCTTCGGCGACTTCTGGGGCCACTGCCTGGTCGCCGAGGGCGTGATCGACCTCAACGCCGAGGCCATCGTGAACCCGTGGGACGTGGCCTCGGTGCAGGTCCTGGTCGAGGAGGCCGGTGGCACCTTCACCGACCTGTCCGGCAAGGCCGACTACACCTCGGGCTCGGTGCTCACCTCCAACGGGCACCTGCACCAGGCCGCCCTGGAGCGGCTGGCCCGCTGA
- a CDS encoding sigma-70 family RNA polymerase sigma factor, with translation MATVQDEVQGPSDPELIGSVRAGSMDAYALLYERHVAAAYNLARQMSRSPSEADDLVSDAFAKVLDTLRAGKGPDAAFRAYLLTALRHNAYDRTRREKKVELSDDVAAYDSGVPFTDTAVAGLERTLAAKAFARLPERWQAVLWHTEVEQQTPAEIAPILGLTANGVSALAYRAREGLRQAYLQVHLDSVSAEACRATVDRLGAWTRDGLSKRETAQVEAHLDTCADCRALAAELRDVNGAMRVFIAPLILGGAVTAYLALSATKAAAAGLSLAAAAGAGAAAGASGGGAAGAASALPRQFLATGASAAAVVVAVAVALTAGGGSQEPQVAAPHTTTVAPPPASPPPPKPPQPPPPQPPPPSSPAQPPPPPPPPPPPAEPPPAEPPPAPTPVLAADAPSAPVQLTPGGPPVDLPVTVRNSGNGVSEPVTAALNLPPGVQAEVPGAGQRFAKLAVAPIGITCQGGTGRISCVTGRGLEPGEAVTFAFRLRAGLDVQPGQISGSVNAGAAISLALPAVTVRVKQNDALELRAETWNHGWWWPIRLDVTATNRGTREAPLTVVLTLPERTHPFAWTKRCRQTANVVTCTDTLKPGERVVFRSWLTSLGVIKGEVRVDGKLGEATAALTVPIHIREHPGRPVDTPGPTTSVLPSPTTSTAPSTSVKPSPGKKTTQDREPTSPKERPTEPGTPPPASPPAKPADPPKPTTPARTTTSAPPPPQCKPTLPPWLSWLLPEC, from the coding sequence GTGGCAACGGTTCAGGACGAGGTGCAGGGTCCCAGCGACCCTGAGCTGATCGGTTCGGTGCGCGCCGGTTCCATGGACGCCTACGCGCTGCTCTACGAGCGGCACGTGGCCGCCGCCTACAACCTGGCGCGGCAGATGTCGCGCTCCCCCTCCGAGGCCGACGACCTGGTCTCGGACGCCTTCGCGAAGGTGCTGGACACGCTGCGCGCGGGCAAGGGCCCGGACGCGGCCTTCCGCGCGTACCTGCTCACCGCGTTGCGGCACAACGCCTACGACCGCACGCGCCGGGAGAAGAAGGTCGAGCTCTCCGACGACGTGGCCGCCTACGACTCCGGGGTGCCCTTCACCGACACCGCGGTGGCCGGGCTGGAGCGCACGCTGGCGGCCAAGGCGTTCGCGCGACTGCCCGAGCGCTGGCAGGCCGTGCTGTGGCACACCGAGGTCGAGCAGCAGACCCCGGCCGAGATCGCGCCGATCCTGGGCCTGACCGCGAACGGCGTGTCCGCGCTGGCCTACCGGGCCCGGGAGGGCCTGCGCCAGGCCTACCTCCAGGTGCACCTGGACTCGGTGTCCGCCGAGGCCTGCCGGGCCACCGTGGACCGGCTGGGCGCGTGGACCCGGGACGGGCTGTCCAAGCGGGAGACCGCGCAGGTCGAGGCCCACCTGGACACGTGCGCGGACTGCCGGGCGCTGGCCGCCGAGCTGCGGGACGTCAACGGCGCGATGCGCGTGTTCATCGCCCCGCTCATCCTCGGCGGCGCGGTCACCGCGTACCTGGCGCTGTCGGCCACCAAGGCCGCCGCGGCGGGCCTGTCCCTGGCGGCCGCCGCCGGGGCCGGTGCGGCCGCCGGGGCCTCCGGCGGGGGCGCCGCGGGCGCGGCCAGCGCGCTGCCCCGCCAGTTCCTCGCCACCGGCGCCTCGGCCGCGGCCGTGGTGGTCGCGGTCGCGGTCGCGCTGACCGCCGGGGGTGGCAGCCAGGAGCCGCAGGTCGCGGCCCCGCACACCACCACGGTGGCCCCGCCGCCCGCGTCCCCGCCACCACCGAAGCCACCGCAGCCCCCGCCCCCGCAGCCCCCGCCGCCGTCCTCACCGGCCCAGCCGCCACCGCCGCCGCCTCCCCCGCCGCCCCCGGCGGAGCCGCCGCCCGCCGAGCCACCGCCCGCGCCCACCCCGGTGCTGGCCGCGGACGCGCCGAGCGCGCCGGTCCAGCTCACCCCGGGCGGACCGCCGGTGGACCTGCCGGTGACCGTGCGCAACAGCGGCAACGGCGTGTCCGAGCCGGTCACCGCCGCGCTGAACCTGCCGCCGGGCGTGCAGGCCGAGGTGCCGGGCGCCGGGCAGCGCTTCGCCAAGCTGGCCGTGGCGCCCATCGGCATCACCTGCCAGGGCGGCACCGGGCGCATCTCGTGCGTCACCGGACGGGGCCTGGAACCCGGTGAGGCGGTCACCTTCGCCTTCCGCCTGCGCGCGGGCCTGGACGTCCAGCCCGGGCAGATCAGCGGTTCGGTCAACGCGGGCGCGGCGATCAGCCTGGCGCTGCCCGCGGTCACCGTGCGGGTGAAGCAGAACGACGCCCTGGAGCTGCGCGCGGAGACCTGGAACCACGGCTGGTGGTGGCCGATCCGCCTGGACGTGACCGCGACCAACCGCGGCACCCGGGAGGCCCCGCTGACCGTGGTGCTGACCCTGCCCGAACGCACCCACCCGTTCGCCTGGACGAAGCGGTGCAGGCAGACCGCGAACGTGGTGACCTGCACGGACACCCTCAAGCCCGGTGAGCGCGTGGTGTTCCGCAGCTGGCTGACCTCGCTCGGCGTGATCAAGGGCGAGGTCCGGGTCGACGGCAAGCTCGGCGAGGCCACGGCCGCGCTGACCGTGCCGATCCACATCCGCGAGCACCCGGGCCGCCCGGTGGACACACCCGGCCCGACCACCTCGGTCCTCCCGTCCCCGACCACGAGCACGGCCCCGTCGACCTCGGTGAAGCCGTCCCCGGGCAAGAAGACGACCCAGGACCGGGAGCCGACCAGTCCGAAGGAGCGGCCGACCGAGCCGGGCACACCACCACCGGCGTCCCCGCCCGCGAAACCGGCCGACCCGCCGAAGCCGACCACACCGGCCCGCACCACGACCTCGGCCCCGCCACCCCCGCAGTGCAAGCCGACGTTGCCGCCGTGGCTGTCGTGGCTGCTGCCGGAGTGCTGA
- a CDS encoding GtrA family protein, whose product MAVVETVLGWLPQGLRRRLLKHRELLKFAFVGGTTFLIDNGVFYGLKLTVLESKPLIAKGIAVLVATIVSYVLNREWSFRTRGGREKQHEAALYFLVSGIAVGIYTAPLAFSRYVLDLRYPDVTLLSQELGDFFIGQVGGVLIGMLFRWWAFRKFVFPEENVRPHKTYGTVPGQDLPAVTTSNGSANGKAPRSVEDEEQLGHS is encoded by the coding sequence GTGGCCGTAGTCGAGACCGTGCTGGGATGGCTGCCGCAGGGCCTGCGGCGACGCCTGCTCAAGCACCGTGAGCTGCTGAAGTTCGCCTTTGTCGGTGGCACCACCTTCCTCATCGACAACGGCGTCTTCTACGGGCTCAAGCTGACCGTGCTGGAGTCCAAGCCGCTGATCGCCAAGGGCATCGCGGTGCTCGTGGCCACGATCGTGAGCTACGTGCTGAACCGGGAGTGGTCCTTCCGCACCCGGGGCGGCCGCGAGAAGCAGCACGAGGCGGCGCTGTACTTCCTGGTCAGCGGCATCGCGGTGGGCATCTACACCGCCCCGCTGGCCTTCTCCCGGTACGTGCTGGACCTGCGCTACCCGGACGTGACGCTGCTCTCCCAGGAGCTCGGCGACTTCTTCATCGGCCAGGTCGGCGGCGTGCTGATCGGCATGCTGTTCCGCTGGTGGGCGTTCCGGAAGTTCGTCTTCCCGGAGGAGAACGTGCGCCCGCACAAGACCTACGGCACGGTGCCCGGCCAGGACCTCCCGGCCGTGACCACGTCGAACGGCTCGGCCAACGGCAAGGCGCCCCGCTCGGTGGAGGACGAGGAGCAGCTCGGCCACTCCTAG
- a CDS encoding MaoC family dehydratase, with product MPTIAYEDFVPGQVIQLGEIVVDEAEMLEFAKRFDPQPFHLDPEAAKESVLGGLCASGWYTSSLWMRSYVDRVLDGSTSQGSPGCTELLWPKPVFPGDVLRSELEVLSARLSKSRPGLGLVEMTGRAWRGEDLVMKTTFVGMFGTRG from the coding sequence ATGCCCACCATCGCGTACGAGGACTTCGTCCCGGGCCAGGTCATCCAGCTCGGTGAGATCGTGGTCGACGAGGCCGAGATGCTGGAGTTCGCCAAGCGCTTCGACCCGCAGCCCTTCCACCTCGACCCCGAGGCGGCCAAGGAGTCGGTGCTGGGCGGGCTGTGCGCCTCCGGCTGGTACACCAGCTCGCTGTGGATGCGGTCCTATGTGGACCGGGTGCTCGACGGCTCCACCTCGCAGGGCTCGCCCGGCTGCACGGAGCTGCTGTGGCCGAAGCCGGTCTTCCCCGGGGACGTGCTGCGCAGCGAGCTGGAGGTGCTGTCCGCTCGGCTGTCCAAGAGCCGTCCGGGCCTGGGCCTGGTGGAGATGACCGGGCGCGCCTGGCGGGGCGAGGACCTGGTCATGAAGACCACCTTCGTCGGCATGTTCGGTACCCGGGGATGA
- a CDS encoding YbaB/EbfC family nucleoid-associated protein, translating to MPIDHKAQVAELIADYRRSRDQLGGVQRAFREIRASASSEDGLVEVTVGPRGTLLDLRITENAYQRYRAGELAQVIVRVTAQAAAQAEAVAQQALAPLLPADADPRAVLEGSGDLTPAELAVRRPAPEIDFEQQSWLRAGGGA from the coding sequence TTGCCGATCGACCACAAGGCCCAGGTGGCCGAACTGATCGCCGACTACCGGCGCAGCCGGGACCAGCTCGGCGGTGTGCAGCGCGCGTTCCGGGAGATCAGGGCGAGCGCGAGCAGCGAGGACGGCCTGGTCGAGGTGACCGTCGGCCCGCGCGGCACGCTGCTGGACCTGCGCATCACCGAGAACGCCTACCAGCGGTACCGGGCGGGCGAGCTGGCGCAGGTCATCGTGCGGGTCACCGCGCAGGCCGCGGCCCAGGCGGAGGCGGTGGCGCAGCAGGCGCTGGCCCCGCTGCTGCCCGCAGACGCCGACCCGCGGGCCGTGCTGGAGGGCAGCGGTGACCTGACCCCGGCCGAGCTGGCCGTGCGCAGGCCCGCACCCGAGATCGACTTCGAGCAGCAGAGCTGGCTGCGGGCAGGGGGCGGGGCATGA
- a CDS encoding glycohydrolase toxin TNT-related protein (This protein contains a domain related to Tuberculosis Necrotizing Toxin, which is the C-terminal effector domain of outer membrane channel protein CpnT, and which has a lethal NAD+-glycohydrolase activity.): MGIELPADLARLATALDVRWPQGDEDKMLEAAKAWRTAGEGVTRLSTETDAVAQHALQSAGGKAADTARRHWNTFVAPDSGTMPLTAKGCLEAAQRLEHAAEQIASTKHQIVAELVRIAKLDDVAKALAGEGNLESLVSQNSTAAGALANLAHLTETLTGAVSLANGTEVDDLAPVTGPGAVDPRTGYRVDAATGLLLDPATGRLIDPQTGNLMAHPGSYGRDETGALIDLRTGKPVDPGSQPLYDPVTGERLDPRTGAPLGGGHGAPAPAPVPELPQAAPGQQPGYDPNPPTGPIELPRQHQPQPPPVYYDPSPTPVHRAPGPQNSTGVAWAGSPDPAPLPAPAPAPAPAQPPAGHPPFGPGTGGPTFNPGPGFGPGLPPGGPGLSGPGLGGPGLAPGGPGLGGPVGGPGLGGGVVPVPGSPGAGGPGGGAAGGPGAGGAGGPGGGGAAGGPGAGGGAAGGPGAAGGAGAGGAAGAGGAGGAGGAAAVAPVPVAGRAGVADPGFGPKGHRAPDLIGLDPGLPGKPVVAPRKDDDLALFLVHLFPLGFMPKPTNRPARQLPRPRPELDYAAGLRFPPNDHPRAALVTGYPVAPVPRGPGLAPDHPAVLALLADYDPLGGQHERDWDRRFLARAGSEERRAEYAWPPAELCPEGGVDPDGAEPVLLAVDSVLDRFGARDGRVLSADGTPFTQRGLPPEMLDRGYHRYRVLRELPAWRTVAAPWFGQAGGGVRFRTTHAVAELVALGFLAELGEDGTR; encoded by the coding sequence ATGGGGATCGAGCTGCCAGCGGACCTGGCGAGGCTCGCCACCGCGCTGGACGTGCGGTGGCCGCAGGGCGACGAGGACAAGATGCTCGAGGCCGCGAAGGCCTGGCGCACCGCGGGCGAGGGGGTGACCCGCCTGTCCACCGAGACCGACGCGGTCGCCCAGCACGCGTTGCAGAGCGCGGGGGGCAAGGCCGCGGACACCGCCCGCAGGCACTGGAACACCTTCGTGGCGCCGGACAGCGGCACCATGCCGCTGACCGCCAAGGGCTGCCTGGAGGCCGCGCAGCGCCTGGAGCACGCGGCGGAGCAGATCGCGTCGACCAAGCACCAGATCGTCGCCGAGCTGGTGCGCATCGCGAAGCTGGACGACGTGGCCAAGGCCCTGGCCGGTGAGGGCAACCTGGAGTCGCTGGTCTCCCAGAACTCCACCGCCGCGGGCGCGCTGGCCAACCTCGCGCACCTGACCGAGACGCTGACCGGCGCGGTGTCGCTGGCCAACGGCACCGAGGTGGACGACCTGGCCCCGGTCACCGGTCCCGGCGCGGTCGACCCGCGCACCGGCTACCGCGTCGACGCGGCCACCGGCCTGCTGCTGGACCCGGCCACCGGGCGCCTGATCGACCCGCAGACCGGCAACCTGATGGCGCACCCGGGCAGCTACGGCCGCGACGAGACCGGCGCGCTCATCGACCTGCGCACCGGCAAACCGGTCGACCCGGGCAGCCAGCCCCTCTACGACCCGGTCACCGGCGAACGCCTCGACCCGCGCACCGGAGCGCCCCTGGGCGGCGGCCACGGCGCGCCCGCCCCGGCCCCGGTCCCGGAGCTCCCGCAGGCCGCCCCCGGCCAGCAGCCCGGCTACGACCCCAACCCGCCCACCGGGCCCATCGAGCTGCCGCGCCAGCACCAGCCGCAGCCCCCGCCGGTCTACTACGACCCGAGCCCCACCCCGGTGCACCGCGCGCCGGGGCCGCAGAACAGCACGGGCGTGGCCTGGGCGGGCAGCCCCGACCCGGCGCCCCTGCCCGCACCCGCTCCGGCGCCCGCACCGGCCCAGCCCCCGGCGGGCCACCCGCCGTTCGGGCCCGGCACGGGCGGGCCGACGTTCAACCCGGGGCCCGGTTTCGGCCCCGGCCTGCCTCCAGGAGGACCCGGTCTCAGCGGCCCCGGCCTCGGTGGCCCGGGCCTGGCGCCCGGTGGCCCGGGGCTGGGAGGCCCGGTGGGCGGCCCCGGTCTCGGCGGCGGTGTGGTGCCGGTGCCCGGTAGCCCCGGCGCCGGCGGCCCGGGCGGTGGCGCGGCGGGCGGCCCCGGTGCGGGCGGAGCCGGTGGGCCTGGCGGCGGTGGTGCGGCCGGTGGGCCTGGCGCTGGTGGCGGTGCGGCCGGTGGTCCAGGCGCGGCTGGTGGTGCGGGTGCTGGTGGTGCGGCGGGCGCCGGTGGCGCTGGTGGTGCCGGTGGTGCGGCCGCGGTCGCCCCGGTGCCGGTGGCGGGCCGGGCGGGCGTGGCGGACCCGGGCTTCGGCCCGAAGGGTCACCGCGCCCCCGACCTGATCGGCCTGGACCCCGGTCTGCCCGGCAAGCCCGTGGTGGCCCCGCGCAAGGACGACGACCTCGCGCTGTTCCTGGTGCACCTGTTCCCGCTGGGCTTCATGCCCAAGCCGACCAACCGCCCGGCCCGGCAGCTGCCCCGGCCCCGCCCGGAGCTGGACTACGCGGCCGGGCTGCGCTTCCCGCCCAACGACCACCCGCGGGCGGCCCTGGTCACCGGCTACCCGGTCGCCCCGGTGCCGCGCGGGCCCGGACTGGCCCCCGACCACCCGGCCGTGCTGGCCCTGCTGGCCGACTACGACCCGCTCGGCGGGCAGCACGAACGGGACTGGGACCGCCGCTTCCTGGCCCGCGCGGGCAGCGAGGAGCGGCGGGCCGAGTACGCCTGGCCGCCCGCCGAGCTGTGCCCCGAGGGCGGGGTCGACCCGGACGGGGCCGAGCCCGTGCTGCTGGCCGTGGACTCGGTGCTGGACCGCTTCGGCGCCCGCGACGGCCGGGTGCTCTCCGCCGACGGCACCCCGTTCACCCAGCGCGGCCTGCCGCCGGAGATGCTGGACCGGGGTTACCACCGGTACCGGGTGCTCCGCGAGCTGCCCGCGTGGCGGACCGTGGCCGCGCCCTGGTTCGGACAGGCGGGCGGTGGCGTGCGCTTCCGCACCACACACGCGGTGGCCGAGCTGGTCGCGCTCGGTTTCCTGGCAGAGCTTGGAGAGGACGGGACGCGGTGA